One genomic segment of Thermodesulfobacterium sp. TA1 includes these proteins:
- a CDS encoding universal stress protein, with product MFNEKKTEEKKDLSKIIPHVLLCYDGSPSSYRALSYLKQVFHQTEIDITILKLIEHPDIGSLQWETSLIKKFKKEEEIEKRAREVFLNAEKELKEVANSLEKYVKGKVSFKVQFRVGHLADDILRVARENLFDTIVVGRRGLSKLSTYFIGGVTHRLLERCCIPVWLIRGEQWNKKFLVGLDLGEMGLKVVDYVSFILSFHPEAEITFFHIFYPFSSNQTFEGSFVEALKKITHPEYQDFLVKANNLLVENGLDNKRVKLVMKRGLFGPAGEIIKMAKKEGYSNIVLGRRGRGGLTKLFLGSVSHKVATYFEDRAVWLVI from the coding sequence ATGTTTAACGAAAAAAAAACGGAAGAAAAAAAAGACCTTTCCAAGATTATTCCTCATGTTTTATTATGTTATGACGGAAGCCCTTCAAGCTATCGTGCTTTATCTTATTTAAAACAGGTTTTTCATCAAACAGAGATAGACATAACTATCCTTAAGTTGATAGAACATCCGGATATAGGTTCTCTTCAGTGGGAGACTAGTCTTATTAAAAAGTTTAAAAAAGAAGAGGAAATAGAAAAAAGGGCTCGAGAGGTTTTTCTTAACGCAGAAAAAGAATTAAAAGAGGTAGCTAATTCTTTGGAAAAATACGTAAAAGGAAAGGTTTCATTTAAGGTGCAGTTTCGTGTAGGACATCTGGCGGATGATATTTTAAGAGTAGCTCGAGAAAATCTTTTTGATACGATAGTAGTGGGAAGAAGGGGGCTTTCTAAACTGAGTACTTATTTTATCGGAGGGGTAACCCATAGATTGCTTGAAAGATGTTGTATACCGGTGTGGCTAATCAGAGGAGAACAATGGAATAAAAAGTTTTTAGTAGGGTTAGACCTTGGGGAAATGGGTTTAAAAGTGGTAGATTATGTAAGTTTTATCCTTTCTTTTCATCCAGAGGCTGAGATTACTTTCTTTCATATTTTTTATCCTTTTTCATCTAATCAAACTTTTGAAGGATCCTTTGTTGAGGCTTTAAAAAAAATAACCCATCCTGAATACCAAGATTTTTTAGTTAAAGCCAATAATCTTCTTGTAGAAAATGGTTTAGACAATAAAAGGGTAAAACTGGTCATGAAAAGAGGACTTTTTGGCCCGGCAGGAGAAATCATCAAGATGGCTAAAAAAGAAGGCTATTCTAATATAGTTCTTGGAAGAAGGGGAAGAGGAGGGCTAACCAAGTTATTCCTCGGTTCGGTAAGTCATAAGGTAGCTACCTATTTTGAAGACCGTGCGGTCTGGTTGGTTATATAA
- the yacG gene encoding DNA gyrase inhibitor YacG, with translation MKCPVCKKKTNLKDNPYRPFCSKECKFADLYNWLNEEYKIKEEIEWLEKNLPKNVDEVKKEE, from the coding sequence ATGAAATGTCCTGTCTGCAAAAAGAAAACAAACCTAAAGGATAATCCTTATCGCCCCTTTTGTTCTAAGGAATGTAAATTTGCAGACCTTTACAACTGGCTAAACGAGGAGTATAAAATAAAAGAGGAAATAGAATGGTTAGAAAAGAATCTACCTAAAAATGTAGATGAAGTAAAAAAGGAGGAATAA
- a CDS encoding NAD(P)/FAD-dependent oxidoreductase — translation MGKLEESALWQAHIENYFGFSEKIDGKVLLEEGLKAIKKVGVDLVFEDLVAIEPLEIGFKLTTEKEKTITALSLVLAMGVKRKKKVFKQEEKFVGKGLSYCADCDAWFYKGKKVVVLGDGSAAIHGAKILKKFAEKVYFYGLKPFSEGELSELRTVGIEVLEKKPVEIVGETEVKGIFLEDGSQIELDGIFIEIGAKGPIELLAPIGIELDPETFSYVKVDRKMQTNIKGVFACGDLTGPPLQLAKAVGEGCVAGLSASDYVKEVLKKTKEG, via the coding sequence TTGGGAAAGTTGGAAGAAAGTGCTCTTTGGCAGGCACATATAGAAAACTACTTTGGTTTTTCCGAAAAAATAGACGGAAAGGTTTTGCTTGAAGAAGGTTTGAAGGCTATAAAAAAGGTAGGCGTAGACCTAGTTTTTGAGGATTTAGTAGCTATAGAACCCTTAGAAATAGGTTTTAAGCTTACTACTGAAAAAGAAAAAACGATTACTGCTCTTTCTTTAGTGCTTGCAATGGGAGTGAAAAGAAAAAAGAAGGTGTTTAAACAAGAAGAGAAGTTTGTAGGTAAAGGGCTCTCTTATTGTGCTGACTGTGATGCCTGGTTTTATAAAGGGAAAAAAGTTGTGGTTTTAGGAGATGGTAGTGCTGCCATCCACGGAGCTAAGATTTTAAAAAAATTTGCTGAAAAAGTTTATTTTTACGGTTTAAAGCCTTTTTCTGAAGGGGAACTTTCTGAATTAAGGACTGTGGGGATAGAAGTTTTAGAAAAAAAACCGGTAGAGATTGTAGGAGAGACAGAGGTAAAAGGAATTTTTTTAGAAGATGGGTCTCAAATAGAATTAGACGGAATATTTATAGAGATAGGCGCAAAAGGCCCTATAGAGCTTCTCGCCCCTATAGGTATTGAGCTTGACCCAGAGACCTTTAGCTATGTCAAAGTAGATAGAAAAATGCAAACCAACATTAAAGGGGTTTTTGCCTGCGGAGACCTTACCGGTCCGCCTCTTCAGTTGGCTAAGGCAGTAGGAGAGGGATGCGTAGCAGGACTTTCTGCCTCAGATTACGTGAAAGAAGTATTAAAGAAAACTAAGGAGGGATAA
- the alr gene encoding alanine racemase: protein MSLENLKKNLKALKGLLPEGTKVLPVIKNDAYGHGLIEVAKTLAKEGVWGFGLSEPQEAYFLRKAGFKHPLLLLSGFEKDWLEEMFRLEITPVVTNFKALEWLEELGKKNEKKISFHLKVDTGMHRFGISKEELTKTIDKIKNSSFLHLEGIMTHLACSEKPDSELTQSQLSNFKKALEILHQANLVPSYVHFANSGGIIFSSEKGNLVRPGISLYGGYPDLSAKEKIKLYPVMTLRSRIVELKKLRKGDYAGYGPTFKAERNTLLGIVPVGYGDGYLRSLGNKGFAFFRDRRVQVVGTVSMKALYVDLTEIESPQIGEEIILLGGDNREVPAEELAMLGGTICYELLCGLGRAIPREYR, encoded by the coding sequence ATCTCTTTAGAAAATCTAAAAAAGAACCTAAAAGCTTTAAAAGGGCTTTTACCCGAAGGGACTAAAGTCCTTCCTGTTATCAAAAATGATGCCTATGGGCATGGGCTTATAGAAGTGGCTAAAACCCTTGCTAAAGAAGGTGTTTGGGGTTTCGGGCTTTCTGAACCTCAAGAGGCTTATTTTTTAAGAAAGGCAGGTTTTAAACACCCCTTACTTCTCCTTTCTGGATTTGAAAAGGACTGGTTAGAAGAAATGTTTCGCCTTGAGATAACCCCGGTGGTTACTAATTTTAAGGCCTTAGAATGGCTTGAGGAATTAGGTAAAAAAAACGAAAAAAAAATTAGTTTTCATCTCAAAGTAGATACGGGAATGCATCGTTTTGGAATAAGTAAAGAAGAGTTAACGAAGACGATAGATAAGATTAAAAACAGCAGTTTTTTACATTTAGAAGGGATTATGACTCATCTTGCTTGTTCTGAAAAACCAGACTCAGAACTTACCCAATCGCAACTTTCTAATTTTAAAAAGGCTTTAGAGATTTTACATCAGGCAAACCTTGTTCCTTCTTATGTGCATTTTGCAAACTCAGGAGGGATTATTTTTTCATCTGAAAAGGGAAATTTAGTAAGGCCAGGAATTAGTCTTTATGGAGGGTATCCAGACCTTTCCGCTAAGGAGAAGATTAAATTATATCCTGTGATGACTTTAAGGTCACGTATCGTTGAGTTAAAAAAACTTCGAAAAGGAGATTATGCAGGCTATGGTCCTACGTTTAAGGCAGAAAGGAATACCCTTTTAGGTATAGTACCGGTAGGCTACGGAGATGGATATTTAAGAAGTCTTGGAAATAAAGGTTTTGCCTTTTTTAGAGACAGAAGGGTGCAGGTAGTAGGTACAGTTTCTATGAAAGCCCTTTATGTTGACTTAACTGAGATTGAGTCTCCTCAAATAGGAGAAGAGATTATACTTCTTGGTGGAGACAACCGAGAGGTTCCTGCTGAGGAACTGGCTATGCTTGGAGGAACTATTTGTTATGAGCTTCTTTGTGGTTTAGGAAGGGCTATACCAAGAGAATATCGATAA
- the tatB gene encoding Sec-independent protein translocase protein TatB — protein MFNIGFSELVVLFLVALIVLGPERLPELGKFLAKLSIELRKSIEEIKRELEVDEVGKEIIEAKKEIETLKEEATSVIDVPIKEIYEDPLKGLTKKDEQDKPS, from the coding sequence ATGTTTAACATAGGTTTTTCAGAGTTAGTAGTTCTTTTTTTGGTGGCACTTATTGTGCTTGGACCTGAAAGACTACCAGAACTGGGGAAATTTTTGGCAAAACTTTCTATAGAGCTTAGAAAAAGTATAGAAGAGATAAAGAGAGAGCTTGAGGTTGACGAGGTAGGAAAAGAGATAATAGAGGCTAAAAAGGAAATAGAAACCTTAAAAGAAGAGGCAACCTCTGTTATAGATGTACCTATAAAAGAAATTTACGAAGATCCTTTAAAAGGCCTTACGAAAAAGGATGAGCAAGATAAACCTTCCTAA
- a CDS encoding twin-arginine translocase subunit TatC, with amino-acid sequence MSKINLPKIFAVDVLAKIRREIIFYGLTFLLLWFGFFLALPYLFPYLLFPYFKVIEGQPLVFTSLEEALFVLLRASFYLALIVILPFFLLKLWKVISSEFYEPEKVFFKKVFFLSLGLALLGLAVGYLVFIPFIIKIFLFFGSNFEANLKINYFLFFVLRVLLFSVVFFQLPLLFALLIKEGIITKEFYQRRRLYFLGFCYGLSLLIAPTDFFSQVLLTLIFFLFFKLSFLLAKIF; translated from the coding sequence ATGAGCAAGATAAACCTTCCTAAAATTTTTGCGGTAGATGTTTTAGCTAAAATAAGAAGAGAGATAATCTTTTATGGTTTAACTTTTTTATTGCTGTGGTTTGGTTTTTTTTTGGCTTTACCATATTTGTTCCCTTATTTACTTTTTCCTTATTTTAAAGTAATCGAAGGTCAGCCTTTAGTATTTACTTCTTTAGAAGAGGCTCTTTTTGTGTTGTTAAGAGCTTCTTTTTATTTAGCCCTTATCGTAATCTTACCTTTTTTTCTGCTAAAGCTTTGGAAGGTAATTTCTTCAGAGTTTTACGAACCAGAAAAGGTATTTTTTAAAAAAGTTTTTTTTCTTTCTTTAGGTCTTGCTTTATTGGGGCTTGCGGTAGGATATTTGGTTTTTATCCCCTTTATTATAAAAATTTTTTTATTTTTTGGTAGCAATTTTGAGGCTAATCTTAAGATAAATTATTTTTTATTTTTTGTTTTAAGGGTGCTTCTTTTTTCGGTAGTTTTTTTTCAACTTCCTTTGCTTTTTGCTTTACTTATTAAAGAAGGAATCATAACCAAGGAGTTTTATCAAAGACGTAGACTTTATTTTTTAGGTTTTTGTTATGGGTTATCTTTGCTTATTGCACCTACCGATTTTTTTTCTCAGGTCTTGTTAACTTTAATTTTTTTCTTATTTTTTAAACTATCCTTTTTGTTAGCTAAGATTTTTTAA
- a CDS encoding cofactor-independent phosphoglycerate mutase codes for MGRKKKKEQDGLEKVELEEKELNEESLEGYKYVIIIGDGMGDFPVKELDWKTPLEVAITPGMDFIASYGMIGYCQTVPPGMHPGSDVAIMGLLGYPPEEKYTGRGPIEAASRGIILKPEDVAYRCNLVTLKLEGDELIMEDYSAGHISTEEAIELIEAINRNLSNEKIEIVPGVSYRHILIWRGGSGGLHTYPPHDLLGKNVWFAFNSYDEEPFLKDYILKAIEILEKHPINQRRKLENLLPANSIWPWGQGRTPSLEPFEEKWQLKGAVISAVDLIKGLAVLSGMTIINVPGATGYLDTNYEGKVDYAIEALKEHDFIVIHVEAPDEVSHEGSLEKKIKAINEFDRRVVRYFMERIIEITDKYRILVCCDHLTPISIRTHSSKPVPFAIFDSVKDKEKKKEVKFCEKEAYRSPNYIKSGPELLEVLLQRKPHLVYQKEE; via the coding sequence ATGGGAAGAAAAAAGAAAAAAGAACAAGATGGGTTAGAAAAAGTTGAATTAGAAGAAAAAGAGTTAAACGAAGAAAGTTTAGAAGGTTATAAGTATGTAATAATTATAGGAGACGGGATGGGAGATTTTCCGGTAAAGGAGCTAGACTGGAAAACCCCCCTTGAGGTAGCCATTACTCCTGGAATGGATTTTATAGCTTCTTATGGGATGATAGGGTATTGTCAAACCGTTCCACCTGGAATGCATCCTGGTTCAGATGTAGCCATCATGGGGCTTTTAGGTTATCCTCCAGAGGAAAAGTATACAGGAAGAGGACCTATTGAAGCAGCCAGCCGTGGTATTATTCTTAAACCAGAAGACGTAGCCTATAGATGTAATCTCGTAACCCTTAAGCTTGAAGGAGATGAGCTTATCATGGAAGACTATTCTGCAGGGCATATTTCTACAGAAGAGGCTATAGAGTTGATTGAGGCAATCAACCGCAACCTATCTAACGAAAAGATAGAAATCGTCCCTGGTGTAAGTTATAGGCATATTTTAATTTGGAGAGGTGGCTCTGGAGGTCTTCATACCTATCCACCACATGACCTTTTAGGCAAAAACGTATGGTTTGCGTTTAATTCATATGACGAAGAACCGTTTTTGAAAGACTATATTTTAAAAGCCATAGAGATTTTAGAAAAACATCCTATAAATCAAAGAAGAAAGCTAGAAAATCTGCTCCCTGCTAATTCCATCTGGCCTTGGGGACAGGGTAGAACTCCTTCTTTAGAGCCGTTTGAGGAAAAATGGCAATTGAAAGGGGCGGTTATTTCAGCGGTAGATTTGATAAAAGGATTGGCTGTGCTTTCAGGTATGACAATTATAAATGTTCCAGGGGCTACAGGATATTTGGATACCAATTATGAAGGTAAAGTAGATTATGCCATAGAGGCATTAAAAGAACATGATTTTATAGTGATACATGTTGAGGCTCCTGATGAGGTTTCCCATGAAGGTTCTCTTGAAAAGAAGATTAAAGCCATTAATGAGTTTGACCGAAGGGTTGTGCGTTATTTTATGGAAAGGATTATAGAGATTACAGACAAATATAGAATACTTGTTTGTTGTGATCACCTAACCCCTATTTCTATCAGGACTCATTCATCAAAACCTGTGCCTTTTGCTATTTTTGATTCTGTAAAGGATAAAGAAAAGAAAAAAGAGGTGAAATTTTGTGAAAAAGAGGCCTATCGTTCGCCTAATTATATTAAAAGTGGACCAGAACTCCTTGAAGTGTTGCTTCAGAGGAAGCCACACTTAGTTTATCAAAAAGAGGAATAA
- the nadB gene encoding L-aspartate oxidase, translated as MEVKKTDILIVGTGIAGLSLGLKLKDLGHITVLAKKRVFETATSLAQGGIACVMGEDDSFALHIQDTMIAGDGICKRETVELVVRSAPERIKDLINWGVCFDRDPENPQKYHLTLEGGHSRRRILHVGDYTGRAIEKTLLERVFEETNIEILENHFVVKLLTEDEERGSKVIGGLVLDLNQSKPLMILAKVIVLCTGGVGKVYLYTSNPDTSTGDGIAIAYSLGCRIANMEFIQFHPTCLYHPKAKNFLISEALRGEGAVLLNAEGKRFMHKYDPVRKELAPRDVVTRAIDMELKKTGAECVYLDITHLPSDYIKKRFPYIYETCLKYGIDITSQPIPVVPAAHYLCGGIYTNLWGQTDIPNLFAIGECAYTGLHGANRLASNSLLEGICFAHQASLKIRELWPNLKESALNVPKIKDPVIKEIKEEMVFVSHNWDLIRKVMWDFVGIVRSLKMLEFAKKRLEFIQKELEENWGGLYLDLDVMELKNLCTVAEIIVKSAQRRLESRGTHYLIDYPEKRVEYLKETVFTKDE; from the coding sequence ATGGAAGTTAAAAAAACCGATATTTTGATAGTAGGCACTGGTATTGCCGGATTAAGCTTAGGTTTAAAATTGAAGGATTTAGGACATATTACTGTGCTTGCTAAAAAACGGGTTTTTGAGACCGCAACCTCTCTCGCTCAGGGTGGGATTGCCTGCGTGATGGGAGAAGATGACAGCTTTGCCCTTCATATTCAAGATACCATGATAGCAGGTGACGGCATATGCAAAAGGGAAACAGTAGAACTGGTAGTTAGGTCTGCTCCAGAAAGGATAAAAGACCTAATCAACTGGGGTGTTTGTTTTGACCGAGACCCAGAAAATCCTCAAAAATATCATCTTACTTTAGAAGGGGGTCATTCAAGGAGACGTATTCTTCATGTAGGAGATTATACCGGAAGGGCTATAGAAAAAACCTTGCTGGAAAGGGTTTTTGAGGAAACCAATATCGAGATATTGGAAAACCATTTTGTGGTAAAGCTTCTTACTGAGGATGAAGAGAGAGGTTCTAAAGTAATAGGTGGATTAGTGCTTGACCTTAACCAATCTAAACCTTTGATGATATTGGCTAAAGTAATAGTGCTTTGCACCGGAGGGGTAGGTAAGGTTTATCTCTATACTAGCAATCCTGATACTTCAACCGGAGATGGTATCGCTATAGCCTATTCTTTAGGATGTAGGATAGCCAACATGGAGTTTATTCAATTTCATCCTACCTGTCTTTATCATCCTAAGGCCAAAAATTTTCTTATTTCAGAGGCTTTAAGGGGTGAAGGTGCAGTCCTTCTTAATGCTGAAGGAAAAAGGTTTATGCACAAATATGATCCTGTAAGAAAAGAGTTAGCTCCAAGAGATGTGGTTACCCGAGCCATAGACATGGAATTAAAAAAGACCGGAGCGGAGTGTGTTTATCTCGATATTACTCATTTACCTTCAGATTATATTAAAAAAAGATTTCCTTATATCTACGAAACCTGTTTGAAATATGGAATAGATATTACCTCTCAACCTATTCCTGTAGTGCCTGCTGCCCATTACCTTTGTGGAGGAATTTACACCAATCTTTGGGGACAGACTGATATACCTAATCTATTTGCTATAGGAGAATGTGCTTATACAGGCCTTCACGGAGCTAACAGATTAGCCTCTAATTCTCTTTTAGAAGGAATTTGTTTTGCACATCAGGCAAGTCTTAAAATAAGAGAACTTTGGCCTAATCTAAAAGAAAGTGCCCTTAATGTACCTAAAATTAAAGACCCCGTCATCAAAGAAATTAAAGAAGAGATGGTTTTTGTTTCCCATAACTGGGATTTGATAAGAAAAGTGATGTGGGATTTTGTAGGTATAGTAAGAAGCTTAAAAATGTTAGAATTTGCTAAAAAAAGACTTGAGTTTATCCAAAAGGAATTAGAGGAAAACTGGGGAGGTCTTTATTTAGACCTTGATGTAATGGAGTTGAAAAACCTATGTACCGTAGCTGAGATTATCGTAAAATCTGCCCAAAGACGTTTGGAATCGCGTGGCACACACTATTTGATAGACTATCCAGAAAAAAGGGTAGAATATTTGAAAGAAACAGTCTTTACAAAAGATGAATAA
- a CDS encoding L-threonylcarbamoyladenylate synthase, translating to MPPQLLKLEKDLSNLEDIAQRVAIFLEKHNVGVIPTETLYGLAADPFSQKALEKLFLIKKRPQKKPILLLIEDIEQLYFLVEEIPPIAEKLIEKFWPGPLTIVFPAKKNLSPYLTAGTGTIGIRLSSSPIVKAIIKAFGKPITGTSANLSNQPACSSPEEVMDQLSGLDFIVDYGYLETNAPSTVVSVVNNQLSLIRTGAIPFKDILTFFL from the coding sequence ATGCCTCCTCAGCTTCTTAAACTTGAAAAAGACCTTTCTAATTTAGAAGATATAGCCCAAAGGGTAGCTATATTTTTAGAAAAGCATAATGTAGGTGTAATACCTACAGAAACCCTTTATGGATTGGCTGCAGACCCCTTTTCCCAAAAAGCATTAGAAAAGCTTTTTTTGATAAAGAAAAGACCGCAAAAAAAACCTATTCTTCTTTTAATAGAAGATATAGAACAACTGTACTTTTTGGTCGAAGAAATTCCACCTATAGCAGAAAAACTTATAGAAAAATTCTGGCCAGGACCTTTAACCATAGTTTTCCCTGCTAAAAAAAATCTTTCTCCTTATTTAACCGCTGGAACAGGAACTATCGGTATAAGGCTTTCTTCTTCTCCAATAGTAAAAGCCATCATTAAAGCCTTTGGCAAACCTATTACCGGAACTAGCGCCAACCTTTCAAACCAACCTGCCTGTTCTTCTCCTGAAGAAGTTATGGATCAACTTTCAGGATTGGATTTTATAGTAGACTATGGATATTTAGAAACTAACGCTCCCTCTACTGTAGTTTCTGTGGTAAACAATCAACTTTCTCTGATAAGAACAGGAGCTATACCTTTTAAAGATATATTGACTTTTTTTCTATAA
- a CDS encoding zinc ribbon domain-containing protein, with protein MQEEILRLIELQNLDLEILKIEKAVQEVPQSLQKVQKEKDQLLNKIENLKSLLDEKNRQKNLFEEELKQEYQRLKSTQARLVQIRGTREYQLLLREIEEIKKANKQKEEELLKLMEEIEKLEQEKAKLEEEFTKVEDIFNQEKQKFDDYCSQLNQDKEKLLEKRISLSKKIPSRLLKKYELLRERKGGLGIAPVDNYVCEGCYMAIPPQLYNEIQRDNRYYECPHCKRLIFYKKFYFPEESAEPVLKEKNASSAS; from the coding sequence ATGCAAGAAGAAATCTTACGATTGATAGAGCTTCAAAATTTAGACTTAGAAATACTTAAGATAGAAAAAGCTGTTCAAGAGGTTCCTCAAAGCCTTCAGAAAGTTCAAAAAGAAAAAGACCAGTTACTAAACAAGATAGAAAACCTTAAAAGCCTCTTAGACGAAAAAAATAGACAAAAAAATCTTTTTGAAGAAGAGTTAAAACAAGAATACCAAAGACTTAAAAGCACTCAAGCACGGTTGGTCCAGATAAGGGGTACTAGGGAATACCAACTGCTTTTAAGAGAAATAGAAGAAATTAAAAAAGCTAACAAGCAAAAAGAAGAGGAACTCTTAAAGCTGATGGAGGAAATAGAAAAGCTTGAGCAAGAAAAAGCCAAACTTGAAGAAGAATTTACTAAAGTAGAAGATATTTTTAACCAAGAAAAGCAAAAGTTTGATGATTACTGTAGCCAACTAAATCAAGATAAAGAAAAACTCTTAGAAAAACGGATAAGTTTAAGTAAAAAAATTCCGTCAAGACTTCTTAAAAAATATGAACTTTTAAGGGAAAGAAAAGGAGGATTAGGGATAGCACCTGTTGACAACTATGTATGTGAAGGTTGCTATATGGCTATTCCTCCGCAACTCTACAACGAGATCCAAAGAGACAATAGATATTATGAATGTCCTCATTGTAAAAGACTTATTTTTTATAAAAAATTTTATTTTCCTGAAGAAAGTGCTGAACCCGTGCTAAAAGAGAAAAATGCCTCCTCAGCTTCTTAA
- a CDS encoding Nif3-like dinuclear metal center hexameric protein, with protein sequence MSLKTKDFYNFLNQIAPIYIAEPQDNNGLQVGSFEANVVGVLLVVDLTEKAIDYAIKNRLNLIISHHPFIFKPLNSIIKEDLKGRLIYRLIQKEINLISWHTPLDKIAEGVSEAFLKALNLKGDRFIYEQEKNQKVFGLGRVVYLKKSIKLQDLAKKIGKALKSWVMVVGDLETPIKAFGVCGGSGAFLKDELKTLGINTLITSDVKYHTAKDSLEEGFNFIIVDHGVAESLVLDWLKEVLVKFINTSQTNLKIEIFKEPSPYKILSEEVKCKKKSYD encoded by the coding sequence ATGTCTTTAAAAACAAAAGATTTTTATAACTTTCTAAATCAAATTGCTCCTATTTACATAGCAGAACCACAAGATAATAACGGCCTACAAGTTGGATCCTTTGAAGCTAATGTCGTGGGAGTTTTGTTAGTAGTAGACCTTACAGAAAAAGCTATAGACTATGCTATAAAAAACAGGCTCAACCTTATCATAAGCCATCATCCTTTTATTTTTAAACCGCTAAACTCTATCATCAAGGAAGACCTAAAAGGTAGGCTTATTTACCGATTAATTCAAAAAGAAATAAACCTTATTTCTTGGCATACCCCTTTAGACAAGATAGCTGAAGGAGTTTCAGAGGCTTTTCTAAAAGCTTTAAACCTAAAAGGAGACAGGTTTATTTATGAACAGGAAAAAAATCAAAAAGTTTTTGGGCTCGGAAGGGTTGTATATTTAAAAAAATCTATTAAACTGCAAGACTTAGCTAAAAAAATAGGAAAGGCTCTTAAAAGCTGGGTCATGGTAGTTGGAGACTTAGAAACCCCGATTAAGGCTTTTGGGGTATGTGGAGGTTCTGGAGCCTTTTTAAAGGATGAGCTTAAAACCTTAGGGATTAACACCCTGATAACCTCAGATGTAAAATATCATACAGCTAAGGATTCGTTGGAAGAGGGTTTTAATTTTATCATAGTCGACCATGGAGTAGCAGAAAGTTTGGTGCTTGATTGGTTAAAAGAAGTTCTTGTTAAGTTTATAAACACCTCACAAACTAACCTCAAAATAGAAATCTTTAAGGAACCAAGTCCATATAAAATATTGTCGGAGGAGGTTAAATGCAAGAAGAAATCTTACGATTGA
- a CDS encoding twin-arginine translocase subunit TatC: protein MSAKKIAKFIKFFLHHWKKRGFLITFLFLGLYLSFFWASPYLLNFLQHFYRQKFVFYSLSEPLISFLKFSLVLTFLVSFPLIFYLFLRGLNLVFNLKKKFFLIFYLLGLGLFYLGALFAYFITLPYGIKFLLSFRTEKIEPSISLGHFVNFFSFFVLAFGLIFELPLVLAFFSIIKVLNPYKITRYRREVFFGIAVISAMITPTPDAFNMALLAIPLYVLFELGVFLSKMLLKTNIITEIKNDEFEVASPENMREIK, encoded by the coding sequence ATGTCAGCTAAAAAAATAGCCAAGTTTATCAAGTTTTTTTTACACCACTGGAAAAAAAGAGGTTTTTTAATTACCTTTCTGTTTTTAGGACTTTATTTAAGTTTTTTTTGGGCCTCACCTTACCTTTTAAACTTTCTTCAGCACTTTTACCGACAAAAGTTTGTTTTTTATAGCCTTTCAGAACCTCTAATTTCTTTCCTAAAATTCTCTTTAGTCCTTACTTTTCTCGTTAGCTTTCCTTTGATTTTCTATCTTTTTCTTAGAGGCTTAAACCTTGTATTTAACCTTAAAAAAAAGTTTTTCTTGATATTCTATCTATTAGGTTTAGGGCTCTTTTACTTAGGGGCTTTGTTTGCTTACTTTATTACCCTTCCATATGGGATAAAATTTTTACTCTCCTTTCGCACAGAAAAAATAGAACCTTCCATTTCCTTAGGACATTTTGTTAATTTTTTTTCTTTCTTTGTGCTTGCCTTTGGGTTAATCTTTGAGTTACCTCTTGTATTAGCCTTTTTTTCTATAATAAAGGTTTTAAATCCTTATAAAATCACCCGATACCGTAGAGAAGTTTTTTTTGGAATAGCCGTTATTTCTGCCATGATAACCCCTACCCCAGATGCTTTTAACATGGCTCTTTTAGCTATTCCTCTTTATGTGCTTTTTGAATTAGGGGTATTTCTTTCCAAAATGTTGCTTAAAACAAATATCATAACAGAAATAAAAAACGACGAGTTTGAGGTGGCTTCCCCAGAAAATATGCGAGAAATAAAATAA